The following coding sequences are from one Brooklawnia cerclae window:
- a CDS encoding DoxX family membrane protein, producing MSLLRFAGRVLYSAFFVADGYQLLTKPDQHADELGPTVDRVVPAVQSVLPPDAADRVPEDLRTWTRLLGIAQIVGGIAYATGFARRPGAVLLTVATVPRVVSAAGSRDSADILTSAALLGAGVVATQDTNGRPGLRWRAQQSRAAIEGRASSASKSAGKQAGRRARALKRAAKRASAAPEKIVKKVNHQVKGVLN from the coding sequence ATGTCATTGCTGCGATTCGCCGGTCGCGTCCTGTACTCAGCCTTCTTCGTGGCGGACGGCTACCAGTTGCTCACCAAACCCGATCAGCACGCCGACGAGCTCGGCCCCACGGTCGACAGGGTCGTCCCCGCGGTGCAGTCCGTCCTGCCTCCCGACGCCGCCGATCGTGTCCCGGAGGATCTCCGCACGTGGACGCGTCTGCTCGGCATCGCCCAGATCGTCGGCGGCATCGCCTACGCCACGGGCTTCGCCCGTCGTCCCGGTGCCGTGCTGCTCACCGTCGCGACGGTTCCCAGGGTCGTCAGCGCCGCCGGCAGCCGCGACTCCGCCGACATCCTCACCAGCGCCGCACTCCTGGGCGCCGGCGTCGTCGCCACGCAGGACACGAACGGCAGGCCCGGTCTCCGCTGGCGCGCCCAGCAGTCGCGGGCAGCCATCGAGGGTCGCGCCAGTTCGGCGAGCAAGTCGGCCGGCAAGCAGGCCGGGCGCCGCGCACGGGCTCTGAAGCGCGCGGCCAAGCGGGCCTCGGCCGCCCCGGAGAAGATCGTCAAGAAGGTCAATCACCAGGTGAAGGGCGTGCTCAACTGA